From a single Streptomyces rubradiris genomic region:
- a CDS encoding DUF2690 domain-containing protein, whose amino-acid sequence MTTADTDDDSAAPADPPNPRARRPWWKKWLSGPAALAYAVAVVGAGAGAVMTPLGDHVLKSLFDEPTCPGDGAACDGKNPQNQGCGEDAGTFKPTAGNPALLQIRYSEDCEAVWAKIERGSPGDQVTVGVTGGRTRTADIDYGDDQFTHMVTVPDGEFQVTACAVPKPGGKSTYERYCIHATEATAWR is encoded by the coding sequence CCCGAACCCCCGGGCGCGGCGCCCGTGGTGGAAGAAGTGGCTCAGTGGGCCGGCGGCGCTCGCGTACGCGGTCGCCGTCGTCGGGGCGGGGGCCGGTGCCGTGATGACTCCGCTCGGGGATCATGTGCTGAAGTCGCTCTTCGACGAGCCGACCTGCCCCGGTGACGGAGCGGCCTGCGACGGCAAGAACCCGCAGAACCAGGGGTGCGGCGAGGACGCGGGCACCTTCAAGCCCACGGCGGGCAATCCCGCGCTCCTCCAGATCCGCTACAGCGAGGACTGCGAGGCGGTCTGGGCGAAGATCGAGCGGGGGAGTCCCGGCGACCAGGTGACGGTCGGCGTCACGGGCGGCAGGACGCGGACGGCCGACATCGATTACGGCGACGACCAGTTCACGCATATGGTGACGGTCCCCGACGGCGAGTTCCAGGTCACCGCGTGCGCGGTGCCGAAGCCCGGTGGCAAGAGCACCTACGAGCGGTACTGCATCCACGCCACCGAGGCCACCGCCTGGCGGTGA
- a CDS encoding MFS transporter, which translates to MPELSRHRRMLVLAICCTSLLIVSLDTTALNVALPAMQRDLGATTSGLQWTIDAYTLVLASLLMLAGSTADRIGRKRVFMTGLALFTAGSVLCSLAPDLELLVVFRMVQAVGGSMLNPVAMSIITNTFTDPRERARAIGVWGAVVGIAMAAGPLVGGLLVQSVSWRAIFWLNLPVGLAALLLTLRYVPESRAPRARRPDPVGQLLVIALFGALTYAIIEAPESGAGPVLPFAAIAVAALVALLWYEPRRAEPLIDLRFFRSAPFSGATVIAIGAFASLGGFLFLSTLYLQNVRGLDALHAGLWMLPMAVPMFLCAPLSGRLVGSRGPRLSLLVAGAAMTASGVLFAAFEAETENATLVLGYALFGIGFGFVNAPITNTAVSGMPRTQAGVAAAVASTSRQLGSTLGVAVIGAVLASGTGSSPYRRTFVAAARPGWWILAGCGLAVLVLGLLTSGRWARRTAERTAAALETPEIRPATEAAPERV; encoded by the coding sequence ATGCCCGAGTTGAGCCGTCACCGCCGCATGCTCGTGCTCGCGATCTGCTGTACGAGCCTGCTGATCGTGAGCCTGGACACCACCGCGCTGAACGTGGCACTGCCCGCGATGCAGCGCGATCTGGGCGCCACCACCTCCGGTCTGCAGTGGACCATCGACGCCTACACGCTCGTACTGGCCTCGCTGCTCATGCTCGCCGGCTCCACCGCCGACCGGATCGGCCGCAAGCGCGTGTTCATGACGGGCCTGGCCCTGTTCACCGCGGGGTCGGTGCTCTGCTCCCTCGCCCCGGACCTGGAGCTGCTCGTCGTGTTCCGCATGGTCCAGGCGGTGGGCGGCTCGATGCTCAACCCGGTCGCCATGTCGATCATCACCAACACCTTCACCGACCCCCGCGAACGCGCCCGCGCGATCGGCGTGTGGGGCGCGGTCGTCGGCATCGCCATGGCGGCGGGCCCGCTGGTCGGCGGGCTGCTGGTGCAGTCGGTGAGCTGGCGCGCCATCTTCTGGCTCAACCTCCCGGTCGGCCTCGCGGCCCTGCTGCTCACCCTGCGCTACGTCCCCGAGTCCCGCGCGCCCCGGGCCCGCCGCCCCGACCCGGTCGGCCAGTTGCTGGTGATCGCCCTGTTCGGCGCGCTGACGTACGCGATCATCGAGGCACCGGAATCCGGCGCCGGGCCCGTGCTCCCCTTCGCCGCGATCGCCGTGGCCGCCCTCGTGGCCCTCCTCTGGTACGAGCCCCGGCGCGCCGAACCCCTCATCGACCTGCGTTTCTTCCGTTCGGCCCCGTTCAGCGGCGCCACCGTGATCGCGATCGGCGCGTTCGCGTCCCTGGGCGGCTTCCTGTTCCTGTCCACGCTGTACCTGCAGAACGTGCGCGGTCTCGACGCCCTGCACGCGGGCCTGTGGATGCTGCCGATGGCCGTGCCGATGTTCCTGTGCGCCCCGTTGTCCGGCCGCCTGGTCGGCAGCCGCGGCCCGCGTCTCTCGCTGCTGGTGGCGGGTGCGGCGATGACCGCGAGCGGTGTCCTGTTCGCCGCGTTCGAGGCGGAGACGGAGAACGCCACCCTGGTGCTCGGCTACGCCCTCTTCGGGATCGGCTTCGGCTTCGTGAACGCGCCGATCACCAACACGGCGGTGTCGGGCATGCCCCGCACCCAGGCGGGGGTCGCCGCCGCCGTCGCCTCCACCAGCCGGCAACTGGGCTCGACGCTCGGCGTCGCGGTGATCGGCGCGGTCCTGGCCTCCGGCACAGGCTCGTCGCCGTACCGTCGGACGTTCGTCGCGGCGGCCCGCCCCGGCTGGTGGATCCTCGCCGGCTGCGGCCTCGCCGTCCTGGTCCTCGGCCTGCTGACCAGCGGCCGCTGGGCACGCCGGACGGCCGAGCGGACGGCGGCGGCCCTGGAGACACCGGAGATACGCCCGGCCACGGAGGCGGCGCCGGAACGGGTCTGA